The Tautonia plasticadhaerens nucleotide sequence CGCCGGGCCTCGTCCCCCATAAGGATCATGGGCACGCCCAGCGACAGAAGCGTGGCCGCCAGGTGGTTCTTCACCTGGCGGTTTCGCAGGCGATCGACCGCCGGGTCGTCGGTCGGACCTTCGATGCTGCAGTTCCAGCTGTGGTTGTCGTCGGCGCCGTCGCGGTTGCCCTCGCCGTTGGCCTCGTTGTGCTTCTGGTTGTAGGAGACCAGGTCGTTGAGCGTGAAGCCGTCGTGGCAGGCCACGAAGTTGACGCTCTGCTCGGCCTCGCGGGCCTCGTGGCCGAAGACGTCGGGGCTGCCGAGCAGGCGGTCGGCCATCCGGCGGGTGGAGTCGGGGACGGCGCGGAAGAAGTCGCGGACGTCGTCGCGGAAGTGCCCGTTCCACTCCTTCCAGGCGTCGCCGACGAAGCGGCCGACCTGGTACAACCCGCCCGCGTCCCAGGCCTCGGCGATGAGCTTGGTCCCGGCCAGCACCGGGTCGGACTCGATGTCCCAGAGCACCGCCGGGTTCGGGTGCGGCCTGCCGGCCGAGTCACGCGCCAGGACCGACGCCAGGTCGAAGCGGAAGCCGTCGACGTGCATCTCCCCGACCCAGTAGCGCAGGCTGTCGAGGATCAGGCGACGCACGGCCGGGTGGTCGGCGTTGAGCGTGTTGCCGCAGCCCGATTCGTTGGCGTACCGGGCCCCGCCCCCCTCCAGGCGGTAGTAGGTCGGGTTGTCGATCCCCTTCAGGCCGATCGTCGGCCCGGCGTGGTCCCCCTCGGCGGTGTGGTTGAAGATCACGTCGAGGATCACCTCGATCCCTGCCCGGTGAAGCGCCTTGACCATGTCCCGGAACTCGTCGACCGGGCCGAGCGGGTCGCGCCGGGAACTGTACGCCCGGTGCGGCGCGAAGAACGAGACCGGGGCGTATCCCCAGTAGTTGACCAGGCCCGGGGGGCAGTCGAGGTGGTCGAACTGGAAGACAGGCATGAGTTCGACGGCCGTGACTCCGAGCCGCCGGAGGTAGGGGATCGCCTCGACCAGCCCCGCATACGTGCCCCGGGCCCGCTCGCCGACACCGGAGCTGGGGTGGCGCGTGAAACCGCGGACGTGCAACTCGTAGATGATGGTCCGGGCGGAGGAGCGTTGCAACGGCTGGTCCCCCTCCCAGTCGTAGGCCCCCGGGTCGACGACGACGCCTTTCATCGCCGTCGCGGCGTTGTCGCCCGGCAGCCCGGCGGCCCCGCAGTCGTACCCCTCCGGGACGGCCACGGCCCGGGCGTAGGGGTCGAGCAGGAGCTTGTCGGGGTCGAACCGCAGCCCCCGGCCGGGCGCCCACGGCCCGGCGGCCCGATAGCCATAGAGCTGCCCCGGGCGCACGCCGGGCACGAACGCGTGCCAGTAGTGGTATGTGCGGTTCGAGGCCGGGTCGAGCCGGACGAACCGGGACGGGGCGGCATCGTCCTCCTGGTCGAACAGCACCAGCGTTACGTCCTCGGCGTGCCGCGAGAACAGGCTGAAGTTGACCCCACCGTCGACGACGGTTGCCCCCAGGGGGAAGCCCCGACCGACCTGGATGACCGTAGGCTTCTCGGCCCCGCTCGCCGCCATGATGTCTGCCCTCCCCGGGCCGGTCGGCGGCCCGAGGGCCGGCCGCCGCGTCGGATCACGCAATCGATCCCATCCCGGACGCGCCGGCCGGGGTCGTGTGCCCGCTTCGGGCCTCGGACGCACGGTCGTCCCGGGCGGAGCCTCCCCGTCCCTCAGGCGATGGTGTGGGACCCGAGGTACTTCGCGGGCTCCCGCTCGAACGCCTCGCGCGACTCCTCGGTGAAGAAATGGTAGGTCGTCCCCTCGTGCTCGGCCGTCCCCCGCGCGAAGGTCCTGGGGAACGACATGCCGAGGACCGGGTCGACCACATCCGACCCCCGCTGGTAGGAGGCGTTGAAGAAGAGGCTG carries:
- the glgX gene encoding glycogen debranching protein GlgX yields the protein MAASGAEKPTVIQVGRGFPLGATVVDGGVNFSLFSRHAEDVTLVLFDQEDDAAPSRFVRLDPASNRTYHYWHAFVPGVRPGQLYGYRAAGPWAPGRGLRFDPDKLLLDPYARAVAVPEGYDCGAAGLPGDNAATAMKGVVVDPGAYDWEGDQPLQRSSARTIIYELHVRGFTRHPSSGVGERARGTYAGLVEAIPYLRRLGVTAVELMPVFQFDHLDCPPGLVNYWGYAPVSFFAPHRAYSSRRDPLGPVDEFRDMVKALHRAGIEVILDVIFNHTAEGDHAGPTIGLKGIDNPTYYRLEGGGARYANESGCGNTLNADHPAVRRLILDSLRYWVGEMHVDGFRFDLASVLARDSAGRPHPNPAVLWDIESDPVLAGTKLIAEAWDAGGLYQVGRFVGDAWKEWNGHFRDDVRDFFRAVPDSTRRMADRLLGSPDVFGHEAREAEQSVNFVACHDGFTLNDLVSYNQKHNEANGEGNRDGADDNHSWNCSIEGPTDDPAVDRLRNRQVKNHLAATLLSLGVPMILMGDEARRSQRGNNNAYCQDDETSWFDWRLVERHTDLVRFVSLLNARRLLRDPRPESSRVSLDTLLRQANKAWHGVHLHRPDWRDCSHSLALGAELRGEGLAIHLVLNAHWEPLDFELPVLEGGGSWRRWIDTALDSPDDILPWENASAVAGGSYRAESRSVVMLFAPARPGQDARGSSGPPDDAGHPMRRP